One Brassica napus cultivar Da-Ae chromosome A5, Da-Ae, whole genome shotgun sequence DNA window includes the following coding sequences:
- the LOC125574791 gene encoding regulator of nonsense transcripts UPF3-like isoform X1, producing MKEPSAKRKVVVRHLPPSLSESDLLSQIDPRFGDRYNWVSFRPGKSSYKAQKYSRAYFGFKAPEDVYDFAAFFSGHVFVNEKGAQFKAIVEYAPSQRVPKPCDKKDPRDGSITKDPDYLEFLKLIALPVENLPSAEIQLERREAELSGASKPAPIVTPLMEFIRQKRATVIGSQGLDVRRGGRRTRAVSSNKPASKRNSEKKKYVEKDNSKSVSRKATSDAGSSKQDYIPSVPVTETASAMDSSLPGIALTMDSGKKKILLLKKDRDNPLNSTTQPEQQMETNLSGSSLTSRQDQKIVVGGRLIKGILLRNEPRPSQSSSFVQPESRVEPLEAENSKRPPRPANTRADGKYAGKDNQISGTNSEKQERRPRNKERPDRVVWTPLRRSDGSSISEDQLSSSTANNGEIKERMLLQRSGEVVNSSGGHSLENGSTRHSGRRVGARNRKEEGFAMTGEGKSSRRGGGGGGGPNSHEKQMWIQKSSSGT from the exons ATGAAGGAGCCGTCAGCGAAGAGGAAGGTGGTTGTTCGGCACTTGCCTCCTTCTCTTTCTGAGTCCGATCTCTTATCCCAGATCGACCCTCGTTTCGGTGATCGTTACAATTGGGTTTCCTTTCGTCCTGGAAAGTCCAG CTATAAAGCTCAGAAGTATTCACGGGCCTACTTTGGTTTCAAGGCCCCTGAAGATGTTTACGACTTTGCTGCTTTTTTCAGCGGCCATGTGTTTGTTAATGAAAAGG GTGCTCAGTTCAAGGCCATAGTTGAATATGCTCCTTCACAGCGTGTGCCCAAACCATGTGACAAGAAAGATCCTCGTGACGGCTCTATTACCAAAGACCCTGATTATCTTGAGTTTCTTAAGCTTATTGCTCTGCCTGTTGAGAATCTCCCTAGTGCTGAAATCCAGTTGGAAAGAAGAGAAGCTGAGCTGTCTG GTGCTTCAAAACCGGCTCCAATTGTTACCCCTCTTATGGAATTCATACGTCAAAAACGTGCTACTGTGATTGGATCCCAG GGTTTAGATGTTCGAAGAGGTGGCAGAAGAACCAGGGCAGTCTCTTCAAACAAGCCAGCTTCAAAACGAAACtctgaaaagaaaaagtatgtggaaaaagaCAATTCAAAAAGCGTGTCCCGGAAGGCTACATCAGACGCCGGCAGCTCCAAGCAAGATTACATTCCAAGTGTACCAGTAACTGAAACTG CCTCTGCCATGGATAGCTCTCTCCCAGGGATTGCGTTGACTATGGATTCTGGGAAGaaaaagatcttgctcctgaaaAAAGACCGAGACAACCCTCTT AACTCTACAACACAACCAGAACAGCAGATGGAAACTAATCTTTCTGGAAGCTCCTTGACTTCAAGACAGGATCAGAAGATTGTTGTTGGTGGGAGGTTGATCAAGGGAATACTTCTGAGAAATGAGCCGCGACCTAGTCAGTCCTCATCTTTTGTCCAGCCGGAGTCAAGAGTGGAACCCTTGGAAGCAGAAAACTCCAAGCGTCCTCCTCGGCCAGCAAACACTCGAGCAG ATGGTAAATATGCAGGTAAAGACAATCAGATTTCTGGTACCAACAGTGAGAAGCAAGAGAGGCGTCCAAGAAACAAGGAGAGGCCTGATCGTGTTGTGTGGACTCCTCTTCGTCGCTCTGATGGGTCTAGTATCAGCGAGGATCAACTGTCATCTTCAACAG CAAACAATGGAGAAATTAAAGAGAGGATGTTGTTGCAAAGATCTGGAGAAGTGGTGAACTCCTCTGGTGGACACTCTCTTGAGAACG GTTCTACAAGACATTCTGGTCGCCGTGTTGGAGCTCGCAACAGAAAAGAAGAGGGTTTTGCGATGACTGGTGAGGGTAAATCATCCCGGAGaggaggtggaggtggtggtggtccCAATTCACATGAG AAGCAAATGTGGATCCAAAAATCATCGTCGGGTACTTGA
- the LOC125574791 gene encoding regulator of nonsense transcripts UPF3-like isoform X2 — protein sequence MKEPSAKRKVVVRHLPPSLSESDLLSQIDPRFGDRYNWVSFRPGKSSYKAQKYSRAYFGFKAPEDVYDFAAFFSGHVFVNEKGAQFKAIVEYAPSQRVPKPCDKKDPRDGSITKDPDYLEFLKLIALPVENLPSAEIQLERREAELSGASKPAPIVTPLMEFIRQKRATVIGSQGLDVRRGGRRTRAVSSNKPASKRNSEKKKYVEKDNSKSVSRKATSDAGSSKQDYIPSVPVTETASAMDSSLPGIALTMDSGKKKILLLKKDRDNPLNSTTQPEQQMETNLSGSSLTSRQDQKIVVGGRLIKGILLRNEPRPSQSSSFVQPESRVEPLEAENSKRPPRPANTRAGKDNQISGTNSEKQERRPRNKERPDRVVWTPLRRSDGSSISEDQLSSSTANNGEIKERMLLQRSGEVVNSSGGHSLENGSTRHSGRRVGARNRKEEGFAMTGEGKSSRRGGGGGGGPNSHEKQMWIQKSSSGT from the exons ATGAAGGAGCCGTCAGCGAAGAGGAAGGTGGTTGTTCGGCACTTGCCTCCTTCTCTTTCTGAGTCCGATCTCTTATCCCAGATCGACCCTCGTTTCGGTGATCGTTACAATTGGGTTTCCTTTCGTCCTGGAAAGTCCAG CTATAAAGCTCAGAAGTATTCACGGGCCTACTTTGGTTTCAAGGCCCCTGAAGATGTTTACGACTTTGCTGCTTTTTTCAGCGGCCATGTGTTTGTTAATGAAAAGG GTGCTCAGTTCAAGGCCATAGTTGAATATGCTCCTTCACAGCGTGTGCCCAAACCATGTGACAAGAAAGATCCTCGTGACGGCTCTATTACCAAAGACCCTGATTATCTTGAGTTTCTTAAGCTTATTGCTCTGCCTGTTGAGAATCTCCCTAGTGCTGAAATCCAGTTGGAAAGAAGAGAAGCTGAGCTGTCTG GTGCTTCAAAACCGGCTCCAATTGTTACCCCTCTTATGGAATTCATACGTCAAAAACGTGCTACTGTGATTGGATCCCAG GGTTTAGATGTTCGAAGAGGTGGCAGAAGAACCAGGGCAGTCTCTTCAAACAAGCCAGCTTCAAAACGAAACtctgaaaagaaaaagtatgtggaaaaagaCAATTCAAAAAGCGTGTCCCGGAAGGCTACATCAGACGCCGGCAGCTCCAAGCAAGATTACATTCCAAGTGTACCAGTAACTGAAACTG CCTCTGCCATGGATAGCTCTCTCCCAGGGATTGCGTTGACTATGGATTCTGGGAAGaaaaagatcttgctcctgaaaAAAGACCGAGACAACCCTCTT AACTCTACAACACAACCAGAACAGCAGATGGAAACTAATCTTTCTGGAAGCTCCTTGACTTCAAGACAGGATCAGAAGATTGTTGTTGGTGGGAGGTTGATCAAGGGAATACTTCTGAGAAATGAGCCGCGACCTAGTCAGTCCTCATCTTTTGTCCAGCCGGAGTCAAGAGTGGAACCCTTGGAAGCAGAAAACTCCAAGCGTCCTCCTCGGCCAGCAAACACTCGAGCAG GTAAAGACAATCAGATTTCTGGTACCAACAGTGAGAAGCAAGAGAGGCGTCCAAGAAACAAGGAGAGGCCTGATCGTGTTGTGTGGACTCCTCTTCGTCGCTCTGATGGGTCTAGTATCAGCGAGGATCAACTGTCATCTTCAACAG CAAACAATGGAGAAATTAAAGAGAGGATGTTGTTGCAAAGATCTGGAGAAGTGGTGAACTCCTCTGGTGGACACTCTCTTGAGAACG GTTCTACAAGACATTCTGGTCGCCGTGTTGGAGCTCGCAACAGAAAAGAAGAGGGTTTTGCGATGACTGGTGAGGGTAAATCATCCCGGAGaggaggtggaggtggtggtggtccCAATTCACATGAG AAGCAAATGTGGATCCAAAAATCATCGTCGGGTACTTGA